A genomic window from bacterium includes:
- a CDS encoding polyprenyl synthetase family protein: MEFQKELIEYKNQIDSVIKEYLEKERERASLIDSSNVKIIDFITNFCLRGGKRIRPILFVKGYEAVGGKNLPEITHTSICMEFLETYLLIHDDIIDQDAMRRGGPSFHKMSGGWKRDPRFGVSSAIIAGDMLGSLSSKVIMEANFREDLKLRALKEFTNAEIRCFHGELYDVILEHQNEVCEKDFFKMIDLKTASYTTQAPLIMGAILGNGTDVQIETLRKYGKLLGEAFQIIDDILGTFGDKNIIGKPVDSDIKQGKKTLLLIYAFKYAKKEDKNFLKMVCGNKKLTKSELQRVKNILIKTGSLAYSQNKAQELVNQAKAILNQNNLNSKTKNFLNQFSDFIIKREL; this comes from the coding sequence ATGGAGTTTCAAAAAGAACTTATAGAATATAAAAATCAGATAGATAGTGTGATTAAAGAGTACCTTGAAAAAGAAAGGGAGAGGGCGAGTTTGATTGATTCATCCAATGTCAAAATTATAGATTTTATAACAAATTTCTGTCTCCGTGGCGGTAAGCGTATACGACCAATTCTGTTTGTCAAAGGATATGAAGCTGTAGGTGGTAAAAATTTACCCGAGATTACACATACATCTATTTGTATGGAATTTCTTGAAACTTACCTTTTAATTCACGATGACATAATAGACCAAGATGCAATGAGACGAGGTGGTCCATCATTTCATAAGATGAGTGGTGGTTGGAAAAGGGATCCGCGCTTCGGTGTATCTTCTGCAATAATTGCTGGTGATATGCTCGGTAGTCTTAGTAGCAAGGTTATTATGGAAGCAAATTTTAGAGAAGACCTTAAATTGAGAGCATTAAAAGAATTTACTAACGCCGAAATTCGCTGTTTCCATGGTGAATTATACGATGTTATCCTTGAACACCAAAATGAAGTATGTGAAAAAGACTTCTTTAAAATGATAGACCTGAAAACTGCAAGTTATACTACACAAGCACCACTTATTATGGGTGCTATTTTAGGGAATGGTACTGATGTCCAAATTGAGACACTGAGAAAGTATGGTAAACTCTTAGGTGAAGCTTTCCAAATAATTGATGATATACTTGGAACATTTGGAGATAAAAACATAATTGGTAAGCCAGTAGATTCAGATATTAAACAAGGCAAAAAGACACTGTTGTTGATTTATGCATTTAAGTATGCTAAAAAAGAAGACAAAAACTTTCTGAAAATGGTATGCGGTAATAAAAAGTTGACGAAAAGTGAGTTACAGCGTGTAAAAAATATACTAATTAAAACCGGCTCATTAGCCTATTCACAGAATAAAGCACAAGAATTAGTAAATCAAGCAAAAGCTATTTTGAACCAAAATAATCTTAATTCTAAAACCAAAAACTTCTTAAATCAATTCTCAGATTTTATAATTAAAAGGGAACTTTAA
- a CDS encoding tyrosine recombinase, producing MQELLEKFIESLKLEGASPHTIRSYRVDIEELADFLKQKTAEHIGKRDIRDFLASLARYSYDKRSISRKLSAIRSFFKFLVKRGIIGQNPCVDLHAPKLERKIPSFLTFEAAEKLMKLTGLSNRDSAILELLYGTGMRASELIKLNIGDINFINETVKIFGKRERERIIPLTRKARESLQRYLDERRLTSQSIRVQEPLFLNKNRNRLSQRSLQRIVNKYIRKVAELTRTSPHTLRHTFATHLLDRGCDLRTVQELLGHSSISSTQIYTHITPERLKEVYKQAHPRA from the coding sequence ATGCAGGAATTATTAGAAAAGTTTATTGAGAGCCTAAAACTTGAAGGAGCATCTCCTCACACCATAAGGAGTTACAGGGTAGATATTGAGGAATTAGCAGACTTCCTGAAGCAAAAAACAGCAGAACATATAGGAAAGAGAGATATTAGGGATTTTCTTGCAAGTCTTGCACGCTATAGTTATGATAAGAGGTCGATTTCAAGAAAACTCTCTGCCATACGCTCATTTTTTAAATTTCTTGTAAAAAGAGGAATTATAGGGCAAAACCCATGTGTGGATCTACATGCTCCAAAACTTGAACGCAAGATTCCATCATTTTTGACTTTTGAAGCTGCAGAAAAACTTATGAAACTTACAGGACTTTCTAACAGAGATTCCGCTATTCTTGAGCTACTCTATGGGACAGGGATGAGAGCATCTGAACTAATTAAACTTAATATAGGAGACATCAACTTTATAAATGAGACTGTAAAAATATTTGGAAAACGAGAACGTGAGCGAATAATACCATTAACAAGAAAAGCAAGAGAGTCTTTACAAAGATATTTAGATGAACGAAGATTAACATCTCAATCTATTAGAGTTCAAGAGCCTCTATTTTTGAACAAAAATAGGAACCGCCTATCTCAGCGTAGTTTACAACGTATTGTAAACAAGTATATAAGGAAAGTAGCAGAACTCACCCGTACAAGCCCACACACCTTACGGCACACATTTGCTACCCACCTTCTTGATAGAGGGTGCGATTTACGAACAGTGCAGGAGTTGCTGGGGCACTCTTCTATTTCATCTACTCAAATCTATACTCATATAACCCCGGAGAGATTAAAGGAAGTCTACAAACAAGCTCATCCACGAGCATAA
- a CDS encoding DUF6485 family protein produces the protein MKECNVEYNKRRCSCTYEPCDKKGICCECISYHWNKRQLPGCLFPPEVERTYDRSIRRFIEAYSK, from the coding sequence ATGAAAGAATGCAATGTAGAATATAATAAAAGGAGATGCTCCTGTACTTATGAACCGTGCGATAAAAAAGGCATATGCTGTGAATGTATTAGTTATCACTGGAATAAAAGACAGCTACCGGGTTGTCTATTTCCACCCGAAGTAGAACGCACTTATGACCGTTCTATTAGAAGATTTATTGAAGCCTATAGCAAGTAA
- the lsrF gene encoding 3-hydroxy-5-phosphonooxypentane-2,4-dione thiolase, translated as MDWGLKNRIARIIKPDTGRTVMLAVDHGYFLGPTSGLEVPSKTIAPLFPYADSLMLTRGVLRTSVDANADIPIVLRVSGGTSILDDDLSNEGITTSIKEAIRLNVAGVALSIFVGSPHEKETLLSLANLINEAEEYGIPVLAVTAVGKEMTRDARYLSLACRIAAELGAHMVKTYYCEEFEKVVESCPVPIVIAGGKKLPERDALQLAFNAVQKGAIGVDMGRNIFQSDYPVAMIRAVREIVHKNASADKAFDLFNNIKSGKK; from the coding sequence ATGGATTGGGGATTAAAGAATCGTATAGCACGAATAATTAAGCCAGATACTGGTCGAACTGTTATGTTAGCAGTAGACCATGGCTATTTCCTTGGCCCAACAAGTGGATTAGAAGTACCAAGTAAAACAATTGCACCACTATTTCCTTACGCTGATTCATTGATGCTTACGCGTGGAGTACTACGGACATCAGTAGATGCTAATGCTGATATTCCAATTGTTCTCAGAGTGTCTGGTGGGACAAGTATTCTTGATGACGATTTGTCAAACGAGGGTATTACTACTTCTATAAAAGAGGCTATCCGTCTTAATGTAGCTGGAGTGGCACTTTCTATTTTTGTAGGGTCGCCACATGAGAAAGAGACTTTGTTATCTCTTGCTAACTTGATTAATGAAGCTGAAGAATATGGGATCCCAGTTCTGGCAGTCACAGCCGTAGGTAAAGAGATGACACGAGATGCTCGCTATCTTAGTTTAGCTTGTCGCATTGCTGCTGAGCTCGGTGCACATATGGTGAAAACATACTATTGTGAAGAATTTGAAAAGGTTGTGGAGAGCTGTCCTGTTCCTATAGTTATTGCGGGTGGTAAGAAACTACCAGAGCGCGATGCTTTACAACTTGCATTTAACGCTGTTCAAAAAGGAGCTATTGGTGTAGATATGGGAAGAAATATATTCCAATCCGATTACCCTGTAGCAATGATAAGGGCAGTGCGTGAGATTGTCCATAAAAATGCATCTGCTGACAAAGCTTTTGACTTGTTCAATAACATTAAAAGTGGTAAAAAGTAG
- a CDS encoding zinc-dependent dehydrogenase, with amino-acid sequence MRVAMYYNNKDVRLEEMPVPKIGPDELLVKVTASGICGSDVMEWYRVKKAPLVLGHEIAGEVVKIGRDVKNYKVGDRVFVSHHVPCNKCHYCLKGYHTVCDTLRSTNFDPGGFAEYIRVPKINVDYGVYLLPDGMSFEEGTFIEPLGCVVRGQRIAKVKQGDTILVIGSGISGLLHIQLAHELGAKRVIVTDINEYRLKVAKKFGADAVVNAKDDVPMRVYNVNENRLVDVVIVCAGAISAFAQALKCADRGGTILLFAPPEPGVNLSIPGWEFWRDQIKLISTYAASSQDITTAIELISTHKVCVQEMITHRLSLAEAGLGFKLVAKANESIKVIIKPQK; translated from the coding sequence ATGCGTGTAGCAATGTATTACAACAATAAGGATGTAAGATTAGAGGAGATGCCAGTCCCAAAAATTGGCCCAGATGAGTTATTGGTAAAAGTAACAGCAAGTGGAATCTGTGGTAGTGATGTGATGGAGTGGTATCGTGTCAAAAAGGCACCATTGGTACTTGGGCATGAAATTGCAGGAGAGGTTGTTAAAATTGGAAGAGATGTGAAGAATTACAAAGTTGGTGATAGAGTCTTTGTCTCACATCATGTTCCTTGTAACAAATGCCATTACTGTTTGAAGGGTTATCATACTGTATGTGATACTTTACGGTCAACAAATTTTGACCCCGGTGGCTTTGCTGAATATATACGGGTGCCAAAAATAAATGTGGACTACGGTGTGTATCTTTTACCTGATGGGATGTCTTTTGAAGAAGGCACATTTATAGAGCCATTGGGATGTGTTGTGCGTGGTCAAAGAATAGCAAAAGTTAAACAGGGAGACACTATACTTGTTATAGGGAGTGGTATTTCTGGATTACTCCATATACAATTAGCTCACGAATTGGGAGCAAAGCGAGTGATTGTTACAGATATAAATGAATATCGACTTAAGGTGGCAAAAAAATTTGGAGCAGATGCTGTAGTAAATGCTAAAGATGATGTACCGATGCGAGTGTATAATGTTAATGAAAATAGACTCGTCGATGTTGTTATTGTTTGTGCAGGTGCCATTTCTGCCTTTGCTCAAGCATTGAAATGTGCAGACCGTGGCGGTACAATCTTGCTGTTTGCACCGCCAGAACCGGGCGTCAATCTCAGCATACCTGGTTGGGAGTTTTGGAGAGACCAGATAAAATTAATATCTACATATGCTGCTAGCTCTCAGGATATTACCACTGCAATAGAATTAATTTCAACCCATAAAGTATGCGTGCAAGAAATGATAACACATAGGTTAAGTTTGGCAGAGGCAGGACTTGGCTTTAAACTTGTCGCTAAAGCTAATGAATCTATAAAAGTAATTATTAAACCACAGAAGTAA
- a CDS encoding isoaspartyl peptidase/L-asparaginase family protein: protein MVVIVHGGAGKIENMVKRRKAIIEICKLGYGILKNGGTAIDAVERVIVELEDNPFFNAGTGAVLNIEGEAELDAAIMMDDMACGAVACIKKVKNPILVARKVMEETDHVMLVGDGATRFARLTGFPPYNPVTARRKKMLQKGLKELKEGKTPHYLSKIRKFIQKFGTVGACAIDKEGKLASATSTGGTFMRLPGRVGDTPLIGAGTYACEWGAVSCTGHGECIIKLCLAKTTCDAMKSMNAQKAINLALKIAGKHGCECGLIGIDKRGGVGFGFNTDEMIWTYIKNGESKHF, encoded by the coding sequence ATGGTAGTTATTGTTCATGGTGGGGCAGGTAAAATAGAGAATATGGTAAAAAGGAGGAAAGCGATTATTGAAATTTGTAAACTTGGCTATGGAATTCTTAAAAATGGAGGAACAGCCATTGATGCAGTTGAGCGTGTGATAGTTGAACTTGAAGATAATCCATTTTTTAATGCCGGAACAGGTGCCGTTTTAAATATTGAAGGAGAGGCAGAACTTGACGCCGCTATTATGATGGATGATATGGCATGTGGAGCAGTTGCTTGTATAAAGAAAGTGAAGAATCCAATACTCGTTGCAAGGAAAGTGATGGAAGAGACAGACCATGTTATGTTGGTGGGAGATGGAGCTACGCGGTTTGCAAGGCTTACAGGCTTTCCACCGTATAATCCTGTGACCGCAAGAAGAAAAAAGATGCTCCAAAAAGGACTCAAAGAGTTGAAAGAAGGTAAAACACCGCACTATCTCTCAAAGATAAGAAAATTTATACAAAAGTTCGGAACTGTTGGAGCCTGTGCAATTGATAAAGAAGGGAAACTTGCATCAGCTACAAGCACAGGAGGGACGTTTATGCGTCTTCCGGGCAGGGTAGGAGATACCCCCCTAATAGGGGCAGGTACTTACGCATGCGAATGGGGGGCAGTCTCATGTACAGGCCATGGTGAATGTATTATTAAGCTATGTCTTGCAAAAACAACATGTGATGCAATGAAATCAATGAATGCTCAAAAGGCAATAAATTTAGCATTAAAGATTGCCGGAAAGCACGGTTGTGAATGTGGACTAATTGGGATAGATAAAAGAGGAGGGGTAGGATTCGGATTTAACACAGATGAAATGATTTGGACTTATATTAAAAATGGAGAATCAAAGCATTTTTGA
- a CDS encoding FAD:protein FMN transferase, giving the protein MNKKTWFIGILIVIGILGFALGRKREFKETRFMMDTVCDIKVVARLRPKKAINAAFNVMRKIDSLASFEGSGDIARINQGENITVSPEVLEIIKDGIQIGELTHGAFDITIRPLVELWGDFKVKKIPNKEEIEKRLPLVNYKEVTIDYKDRKIKFMNMEMKLDLSGIAKGYAVDCAVKTLKSMGIKAGIVNAGGDVKVFGDRIWRVGVKNPRGSGIIKVLKLKNQAVATSGDYEKYFILDGIRYHHILNPHTGWPATQCASVTIISENAWFADATATGVFVLEPNKGIVLLDSLQIPGIIITPDLKFIESKSISSFISK; this is encoded by the coding sequence ATGAATAAAAAAACTTGGTTTATAGGAATATTGATTGTTATTGGAATTCTGGGATTTGCTCTTGGCAGGAAAAGAGAATTCAAAGAGACAAGATTTATGATGGATACAGTCTGTGATATAAAAGTAGTAGCAAGACTACGGCCCAAAAAGGCAATAAATGCAGCTTTTAATGTTATGCGTAAAATAGATAGTCTTGCAAGCTTTGAGGGCTCCGGAGATATTGCAAGAATAAATCAAGGCGAAAATATTACTGTCTCACCAGAGGTGCTTGAAATTATAAAAGATGGTATACAAATAGGAGAGCTAACTCATGGTGCTTTTGATATAACAATTAGACCGTTAGTGGAATTATGGGGCGATTTCAAGGTCAAGAAAATACCGAATAAGGAGGAGATAGAAAAGAGGTTGCCTTTAGTAAACTATAAAGAAGTTACAATTGACTATAAAGATAGAAAGATAAAATTTATGAATATGGAGATGAAACTTGACCTTTCTGGTATTGCAAAAGGTTACGCAGTGGATTGTGCAGTTAAGACCTTAAAATCAATGGGCATAAAAGCGGGCATTGTAAACGCAGGTGGCGATGTAAAGGTATTTGGAGATAGGATATGGAGGGTAGGGGTTAAAAATCCGAGAGGTTCCGGTATTATAAAAGTATTAAAGCTAAAAAATCAGGCTGTAGCTACATCTGGGGACTATGAAAAGTACTTTATACTTGATGGAATAAGATATCATCATATATTAAATCCGCACACTGGATGGCCTGCTACCCAGTGTGCTTCAGTGACCATAATTTCTGAAAACGCATGGTTTGCAGATGCAACTGCAACTGGAGTTTTTGTACTTGAACCCAATAAAGGAATTGTTCTTTTAGACTCATTACAAATTCCAGGTATTATAATAACACCCGACTTAAAGTTTATAGAATCCAAATCAATCTCCTCATTTATATCAAAGTAG
- a CDS encoding YggS family pyridoxal phosphate-dependent enzyme encodes MIGENIERIREKIDKAAKRAGRNPASVVIVCASKGVTPERIEEAIECGIRIIGENVVQDALKKYYAVKSNAEWHMIGHLQTNKINKALDIFAMIQSLDTLHLAEEINKRACKPIPVLIEVNTSGESTKYGFNPDQVITSIRKISNLPNIVIQGLMTIGPLNQDPRPSFKLLRALKDKIEDENIPKVSMQWLSMGMTDDYEIAIEEGSNMVRIGRGIFGERK; translated from the coding sequence ATGATTGGTGAAAATATAGAGAGGATTAGAGAAAAAATTGATAAAGCGGCAAAAAGAGCAGGGAGAAACCCAGCTTCAGTTGTAATTGTGTGTGCCTCTAAAGGGGTTACACCTGAAAGAATAGAAGAGGCAATTGAGTGCGGAATCAGGATAATTGGTGAAAATGTAGTTCAAGATGCACTTAAAAAGTATTATGCTGTCAAATCCAATGCTGAGTGGCATATGATTGGTCATTTACAAACAAATAAGATAAATAAAGCACTTGATATTTTCGCAATGATTCAATCACTTGATACTTTACATTTAGCAGAAGAGATTAACAAAAGAGCTTGCAAACCTATACCAGTGTTAATTGAAGTAAATACTTCAGGTGAGTCTACAAAATATGGATTTAATCCCGACCAAGTAATCACTTCTATAAGAAAAATATCTAACCTCCCAAACATAGTAATTCAGGGACTCATGACGATTGGGCCATTAAATCAAGACCCGAGACCAAGTTTTAAACTTTTAAGGGCACTTAAAGATAAAATAGAAGATGAGAATATCCCAAAAGTCTCTATGCAATGGCTATCAATGGGAATGACTGACGATTATGAGATTGCAATTGAAGAGGGCTCAAATATGGTACGAATTGGAAGAGGAATATTTGGTGAAAGAAAGTAG
- a CDS encoding sugar phosphate isomerase/epimerase, protein MKKIFPNDPVEKRIGYQALFDFEDAFEAIEFGIKYGFTCVELNQTNPSFFPENYSAIQRKRIRDYEFPILLHAPEGLSLFNLHKKALNGTLKRLCEIINFGTDINAKTVTLHLGSTFLISVDGKMIYIHEIIPQQYETTLKYALIELAEYSKDRVPVCIENTAGFRYEISHKVLEELLDTQNLWLTWDIAHTNRIEDKGKVLEEKFFLKYLNKVKEVHLHDNHGGWDEHGIPGTGTVDFNHYFEILKEVNPYFIIEVRPKERAIKSLEAIKKLLF, encoded by the coding sequence GTGAAAAAAATATTTCCGAATGATCCTGTGGAAAAAAGAATAGGTTATCAGGCACTGTTTGATTTTGAAGATGCATTTGAGGCTATTGAATTTGGTATAAAATATGGATTTACATGTGTTGAATTAAACCAAACAAATCCATCTTTTTTCCCAGAAAATTACTCTGCTATCCAAAGAAAAAGGATTAGAGATTATGAATTTCCAATATTGCTTCACGCACCTGAAGGTTTATCTTTGTTTAACCTACATAAGAAAGCATTAAATGGGACTCTTAAGAGACTCTGTGAAATTATAAACTTTGGTACCGATATTAACGCTAAAACAGTTACCTTACATCTTGGTTCAACTTTCCTAATCAGTGTGGACGGTAAAATGATTTATATCCATGAAATTATACCCCAACAATACGAGACTACCCTAAAGTATGCTCTTATAGAACTTGCAGAATATTCGAAAGATAGAGTGCCAGTATGTATTGAAAATACAGCAGGATTTAGATATGAGATCTCGCATAAGGTTTTGGAAGAACTGCTTGACACACAAAATTTATGGCTGACATGGGATATTGCTCATACAAATAGAATAGAGGATAAAGGCAAGGTGTTAGAAGAAAAATTTTTCCTGAAGTATCTTAATAAAGTAAAAGAGGTCCATTTACATGATAATCATGGTGGTTGGGATGAGCATGGTATCCCGGGGACAGGAACAGTTGACTTTAACCACTATTTTGAAATACTAAAGGAAGTAAATCCTTATTTCATTATAGAAGTGCGTCCAAAAGAAAGAGCTATTAAATCACTTGAAGCTATAAAGAAATTACTTTTCTAA
- a CDS encoding radical SAM/SPASM domain-containing protein — translation MTFVKSLPLNLFTKVSGTAIHIPTIRKFLLHQVEQRIYRDLIVANPDNRPIRVQDDKYMMGKALLSSVAKAFERGHISRKAAQGLLSVFLGNVFLGGFYKRRNFIRRHGFKPPMFITISPTGACNLKCIGCYAAASENLGKLQFSVFDQVITDAKSAWGINFFVISGGEPLIYRSEGKSFLDIAEHHSDCFFLMYTNAILIDKPMAHRLADLGNITPAISVEGLKKETDERRGNGVFKKVVSAMKNLREEGIPFGISITVTNKNADLIVSKEFLDFYFKEQGAIYGWVFHYMPIGRGFNLELLPTAEQRVDLMHKEWKLVRDRQIFLVDFWNSGTSSDGCICAARGGGYFYIDWDGNVMPCVFIPYSVHNMVDVYKNGGNLDTVINSKLFKSIRKWQAKYGYEQPPDKVNNLFCPCPIRDHYGELYEILKSTNAHPVNEEAQLAIEDVGYRTGLIKYGEEVKKLTNKYWEKEYLAGEKNISE, via the coding sequence GTGACCTTTGTTAAATCTTTACCATTGAATTTGTTTACAAAAGTTAGTGGTACAGCTATTCATATCCCAACCATAAGAAAGTTTTTACTGCATCAGGTAGAGCAAAGAATATACAGAGACTTAATTGTTGCAAATCCAGATAACCGTCCAATAAGGGTTCAGGATGATAAATATATGATGGGTAAGGCTCTTCTTTCATCTGTGGCAAAAGCGTTTGAAAGAGGACATATATCAAGAAAGGCGGCACAAGGGTTACTCTCCGTTTTTTTAGGAAATGTGTTTTTGGGCGGTTTTTATAAGAGACGCAACTTCATCCGCCGCCATGGGTTTAAACCACCAATGTTTATCACTATATCTCCTACTGGAGCTTGTAATTTAAAATGTATCGGCTGTTATGCGGCAGCATCTGAAAATTTAGGTAAACTCCAATTTTCTGTGTTTGACCAAGTAATTACAGATGCAAAATCTGCGTGGGGGATAAATTTTTTTGTCATATCAGGGGGTGAGCCGTTAATTTATAGGAGTGAAGGTAAGAGCTTCCTTGATATTGCTGAACACCATTCGGACTGCTTTTTCCTTATGTATACAAATGCGATACTTATTGATAAACCTATGGCACATAGGCTTGCAGATTTAGGAAACATTACACCAGCTATTTCAGTTGAAGGTTTGAAAAAAGAAACAGACGAAAGACGTGGCAATGGAGTATTTAAAAAGGTTGTGTCTGCTATGAAAAACTTACGAGAAGAAGGAATCCCGTTTGGTATATCTATAACTGTTACAAACAAGAATGCGGATTTAATTGTATCTAAAGAGTTTTTAGATTTTTATTTTAAAGAACAAGGTGCAATATATGGATGGGTATTTCACTATATGCCAATTGGGAGAGGTTTTAACTTAGAGCTATTGCCTACCGCTGAGCAAAGAGTAGATTTGATGCATAAGGAATGGAAATTAGTACGGGATAGACAAATATTTCTTGTTGACTTCTGGAATTCTGGAACCTCATCTGATGGTTGTATATGTGCAGCAAGAGGGGGTGGATATTTTTATATTGATTGGGATGGAAATGTGATGCCGTGCGTTTTTATACCGTATTCAGTCCATAATATGGTAGATGTATATAAAAATGGTGGTAACCTTGATACAGTGATAAACTCAAAATTATTTAAATCAATAAGAAAATGGCAAGCAAAATATGGATACGAGCAGCCACCTGATAAGGTAAATAACCTCTTTTGTCCATGTCCTATAAGAGACCATTACGGTGAGTTATATGAAATTCTTAAATCAACCAACGCTCACCCTGTAAATGAAGAGGCACAACTTGCAATTGAAGATGTAGGTTATAGAACTGGGCTTATTAAATATGGAGAAGAAGTCAAAAAGCTAACTAATAAGTATTGGGAAAAGGAGTATTTAGCAGGTGAAAAAAATATTTCCGAATGA